The genomic interval AAGAGTTGTTCAACTTGTCAGTGTTTGTGATAGAGAGTAATGGCTGCCAATAGAGAAACATAACCCGGCCAGGCGTTCCCCCTTCAACACAAACCCTGTTCTCCGTAATCTCACACTGTCACAAACAAGCCATTACCTGTACACGTCTGAGAGGGTCTTGATTTGTAGTTTCCCATTGATAAGGTCCGTCTCGTGTAAAATCTGCTGTGTAAAGTTTGGTTTAGTAATACAATCTCTTACTCTGTCACAATTGCACAGGTCCAGATAAAGGGGGGATCATGTCTGTGggctaaaaataaacacattggtGTGGAATGCCTGACAACTAGGACAACTGATCTCCCTCCATAATGCAAGCAGGCTTTTTCACAGTctgtgagattgtgtgtgtgtgtgtgtgtgtgtgtgtgtgtgtgtgtgtgtgtgtgtgtgtgtgtgtgtgtacgaaaACAAACTAGATGGTCAGTGTTTTGTTGAGGATTTCAATtgggattattttatttttctaatatgGATAATACAGTAGTTCCCAAACCACACCTGCTAATTATTGCGATTAAATTGACAGCTGAAaggaacaaaaacagtttgattttgatgaaaaattacaatttcaacattgaaaatatgaaatataaaaataatatatatacatataaacattATAACAGTTTGAATTTATCTCAATAAATTAGAACAACTATTTCCtgcattcaatcaatcaatcctttctcactcagcatgtttacattttagcCATTGCTTTTACACCACTACGACGCAGTGAAATAAAACCCGCAGCCTTACTATCAGCTGCTCTCAGTGAAATGAATGCCAATTTAGTGGTGAAGATAAATGCATTTGCATCTCCtttggattcaggagggacatgttgaaaacatggctattgtgtaaaacatgaagaacagcataTAGACATTCAAATGTGAGTTAAAGCTCAATTTTGACTCCCTAATGTTGGTGTATGTATCAGACTTTGTAATGTTAGAAGAACTGAACAATGTTATGCATGTtgaatatttctctctctctttcattcttttctcATTCTTTGATTTGTGGCTCTGAATTTGTAGCAGGATTCTGTGATTGCTTATATAGCTATCTTTATTGTCTCTGAATGTAATCATACTGACTTTTCAGACCAAACAAAGGAAACCATGTGATCATTGAATGAACatacaatatatataatatatcagTGATTTACAGCCTTATTAATGAGGtcttttaaacaaacaacaacaaaaactctcCCATAATCCATATTAAGAATACTAACATCAATCATTTGATTttctctgtgtgatgtcatcattaagTCCCTTCCTGAGCGCCAGCATCTCTTGAAGGTTCTTACACAGTAAAGACTCTTGCATGGACATGAGCTTTGTGTCTCTGGGTAAGCTGAACTTCGAGCTGCTCAGGACAGCTTGTAGCATCTCCACAGACATCAAGAATGATCTTTGTTGATCTgagcaaacaggaaacaaacaagcgTTCCACAGACTACAGCTGGATGGATCCCCAGAGAACCTGAGGGCTTCGCTTTTCAGCCCCCAGCGAGACAAACACTTCATCAGGCTGAAACCACAAAGTTTCAGCTCCTCCATGTATGCAGGAGCTCCCACGCCGTGCTTCAAGTCATCGTTTATCCCAAAGAAGACAGTCACAAATTTACTTTGATTCTTATAATTAACACACAGTGAGTGCATGAAGACTCCATCAGGTACTGAGAGGCCTGGACTGACCCGGCAGCTGCTGACAATAGAGCCCTTACCTACAGAAACTTCTGCACCTAGTCTGGAGTACTCCACCACTGACCCAGCCCCCACAGAGCAGCCGTTGTCGAGCAAGCTGTACATGACGCAGCCTCCTGAGGAGCTCTCAGAGTTCTGACTCAGGTGTACGCTGAAAGCAGATGTTAGCAGACCCAGCTCCCTCCTCAGCGCCACATCCTCTGTGAGGTGAAAGAGGTATTCAGATGTGGTTCCAATGTGATAAAACTTGGAGTTGTTCAGTAGAATGACATTCAAAGGAGTCCCTTTCAGATGACGGAAGATCTTCTGACGGATTTCCACCAGACTGCTCTCCTCTTTGCTAACATTTGCAGTGTTGTTGGTGTAATCTATGGTGGCTTCAGGGCCCAGTGCTTGGAGAAAGTCCCCGTATGCATCGATCTCACACTCCAAAggccccagctccttcagcaaaGTAAGAAGAGACTTTGCGGTGTCAAAGTCGACATAATATGTGCTGTCTGTGTAGACAAACTCTGTGTCCGAAAGAGAACAACCACTCCGCCTTTCACAAACAGCTCCACTGTCTCTCATCTTCTGGATGCTCGGCTTGTGCAGGAAGCGGCGACATGAGACGTTCTCCATTTCGGTGTTTTTACAAGACGTTTCATGTGAAcgcaacacaaacactccatgCGTAGTGCCGAtagacagaggggaggggtgggCTAAAGCTGTAAAGCCAGGTTTGTCAAACCGAACGCTCTCGTCCTCTGAAATACTGTAGAGCTCTATGTCGTCCGCACAGGTCACCAGCACACCGGGCTTCATGTGAAGAGGGAAATCCACGTACATGGTCAGTTTGAGCTCCAGCATCTGGTAGAGAGGGTCACCCAGCGGAAGGGCGGTGAAGATCTTCCCCAGGGCGCTGGCACTGGGCAAACGCTGACTCCACCCGCCTGGAAGAATGCACATTGTTGAATACaacaggtgtaaaaaaaaaaaaaaaaagatatcggAGAACTTTCCATTAACATCTTAACTTAACTTCAGAATAAATTggcaaagaaaaatatttagttAACTTTAGGTTTGACTTTAGATTGTGACACTATTTGTAACAGCTAAATGAAAAGTCAGATGTAGACAC from Labrus mixtus chromosome 3, fLabMix1.1, whole genome shotgun sequence carries:
- the fpgt gene encoding fucose-1-phosphate guanylyltransferase, with amino-acid sequence MSQEECSTKLRLATREKLRKFSYLRGREVQPGEFWDVVVVTAVDESQREAYELQISDKVNRKELPLGVHYKVFSDPPGSKIGNGGSTLYSLQQLTDLYGKAVGTLRVILIHAGGWSQRLPSASALGKIFTALPLGDPLYQMLELKLTMYVDFPLHMKPGVLVTCADDIELYSISEDESVRFDKPGFTALAHPSPLSIGTTHGVFVLRSHETSCKNTEMENVSCRRFLHKPSIQKMRDSGAVCERRSGCSLSDTEFVYTDSTYYVDFDTAKSLLTLLKELGPLECEIDAYGDFLQALGPEATIDYTNNTANVSKEESSLVEIRQKIFRHLKGTPLNVILLNNSKFYHIGTTSEYLFHLTEDVALRRELGLLTSAFSVHLSQNSESSSGGCVMYSLLDNGCSVGAGSVVEYSRLGAEVSVGKGSIVSSCRVSPGLSVPDGVFMHSLCVNYKNQSKFVTVFFGINDDLKHGVGAPAYMEELKLCGFSLMKCLSRWGLKSEALRFSGDPSSCSLWNACLFPVCSDQQRSFLMSVEMLQAVLSSSKFSLPRDTKLMSMQESLLCKNLQEMLALRKGLNDDITQRKSND